The following nucleotide sequence is from Corylus avellana chromosome ca7, CavTom2PMs-1.0.
NNNNNNNNNNNNNNNNNNNNNNNNNNNNNNNNNNNNNNNNNNNNNNNNNNNNNNNNNNNNNNNNNNNNNNNNNNNNNNNNNNNNNNNNNNNNNNNNNAATAAGAAGCAAGATCCTGCTTCTTTTCCAGTTGATAGGCAAATTACACGTTCAGTTACGAATTCTCGTAACAACATATACATTCtgattttcctttttcactAGGGCTTGGAGGGTTGGGGGATATTAAGTAGTTAATGCCAGAGCTAATGGGGCTCAACTGCTATCTATCTGATCTATGATAAAGGCATCATACCCTTTTTTCCCCTCATCACTTTATCCACAAAAATGCCTAATTCCTCAATCCTCATATTAGCTGATTAGTGTCAGCGTTGTGTCTCATTGACAAGGTACtttatctttcttatttttcGTTTCTACAATACGTTattaaatcaacatttatttcATAAACTTAAGCTAATggaaataaatgaatttaattatttaatttatagtctAACACTTCCCCTAATGTGTAGACTCAAATTCCCACTTAATATGAGGGTTCTAACACTTATTGGGGCTATGCTCAGGAAGTGCCACCGCATCAATTAATTACTGTCTAGCGATACTGAAAATCCGGATGTGATACTGAAAATCCGGATGTGCCCAATTGTATTGAAGGTCCGCTCTTCGACTTGCCGGTAATATATGAtgctttttttccttttgtatttCCACCACTGAGTATTGGCTGACATCATACCCACTTGGTGCGGACGATACTGGATGTCACGCTTAAAGTAGTTTAGTCGTCAAAACCTATTCTTTGTTCAACGTAGGACTGTTTTTGCATAAGCCCGTTTTTTAGCAATCCTAACTGTAAGACAAGCCCCCTTGGTAATAAGAACAAAATGAAATTCTTGTCCTACATCatttagaaattgaaaattgagtCCATTGATTATCtattgaaagataaaaatactattagaaaaaatatatatatatataggctgtTTTGAAAAGTTGAGCTGGTCTATGAATGCAATGCAATAATGCCACGGGTTAAACATGTGACATGtcataaaagaataaagaaagccTAGGCCCCAAAGTCTGGTATCAAATTCCAAAGCCCctccttaattaattttggtATCAATAAAAGAAAGCCTAGGCGCCAAGTCTTGGGAGGACGTTGGAATTTGATACCAAACTTTGGGGGCTAGGCTTTCTTTTACTAATGACATGTCACATGTTTAACCCGTACGTGGAAGGAAAATAACTGTAATTAAGGAGGACGGCTATTCCCCAGTTTTGTAGCCTGCAATTAAGCTTAGCAATTTTTGACGTATCAATAAATTTGACAggaatttaatacaaaatttaagGGTTAAGATTAAAGAATctgactaatttaattaaatgggtcatcagattaattatgattgacctatatagttttatactcatgcCTTGACACAACCTGAACCCAACACGCGACATAATGGCTAGCAATTATTGATatgacccgcgaacccgacttgaacccaataaaaaattagagggttagggTTCAAgagtttgactcgtttaattaaatgagtcaggtTAAAGATGATCTACATAATCTTAAATTCATACCTTGACACGATTCAAACTAGACAAaaagaaactaataaaaatatactcatTTCTCGTCGATAACATGACACTTTTTTAATAGGTGGCATTTTAAGGAACTACTTGAATATATTCCATAAAATTAGAATTTACAAATTGTGGGAAAGTGATCCTTTGTTCTCACATTATAATTCGGGAATATTAGAGCACATAAATATTCTAATTAATCTTCATGTTCTCTCATGATCTTGAAgtagaaaacacaaaatatgttGAGCACTCAAAGCTATGTCAGAGATTCAGAGTGCAGCATCCAAGGAAGGTGACATGGAAGTTATCATACCTTTGGTTTGTGTTGAAAGAAGACGACCCCAATTTTGGAGATTCGATCTGGAGTCCATGCCAAGGGAATCAACTTCACGTAGAGATTTCATGGGTGCTAGCTAATTAATTGTTCGCCATCTATTTTACcttcttccacacctttttggTATCAAACTGCCGAAAATACCCTCCATATGCACCCTTTTCATCCGTCATCGAGAAGGCATTGAGTTGACTCTTTGCTGCTAGTCCGTGCGAGGGAAATGAGAGGGGGCAAGTAAGACAAAGGGCGGGTGTTAGAAGGGCATTTTTGGTAGATTGATCCGACAGAGGTGTGAAATAAGTTAATTAAGAGATGCTGAAAATATAATGGTATTCTTTACACTAATTTAATTTAGTGTCAAAAGtagcattactaaaaaaaattaacatgcaGAACGGATATTAACCGCCCGCATCCGCTATCCGCTATCCGCACtctatataaaatatattttatatattataattaataaattcaataaaacaaactCATTCTGGATTGGGTATATgttatgtttacattgttttaggttttttttttcttcacaattcaCTCATTCAATTGGGCTAAAAGGCAAAAGTAATATGAGATcgatatattttcaaaaacattagggcattaaaaaaaaaaggtccaaaacactaaaaattggcctaaattattttcaaaatagtttaaAATAGGACGTACTAGAAACCCAAATAGGTCAAAGAGACTAAAATATGTTCATTATTTAAAATGCGGATAACAGATAATAATCGCAATAACTGCACAGATGCATATGGTAAAAACATAATGTGGATACAGATATCTGAAAGTGATATTCACATTTTGCATATGCGGTTGCAAATATTGTAAATAACCGTATTAGCATCCACCGCATGCATGTTATACACCCTAATATGAATGTGGTACAtagtaatagtatgtatataaaAAAGGGAGATGGTTAAGGACGGAACTACGTACCAAGAGGCTTGAGAGGCTGATATCCTCAAGCCTCAAAATTTTCCAcaaatttttctaattaaattctTAGTTCCAACCCTTGAGATGTTTGTTTGTAGGGGCATTTTCGGTAGTTTAGGACAAAATGTGTGCTAGAAGCTAGCTCAAAAAAAGGGTGgtgatttttattctttaacCATTTTGTAAGCAATTTGTGTAAGCCTattgtatgtatatatagtttatttaaCAGAGACTACTGTCGCATCATTCGGAAATTAATCATAGCCAAGTTAGCCAACCCAGCATATATGGACCAAATTCGACAGTTTGTCTTTTGTATCAATGAAGATGATCCTGATGTTCCTATTTGTGTCTTCAAAGTGCCCAACTCTCTAAGGGCTTCCAACCCAGAAGCTTACATCCCTCAGATAGTAGGCTTAGGAGTCCTTCATCATAGCCGGGCCGAGACCGAAGCAATGCAAATGTACAAGCTTAAAGTGGCAACGAATGTTCACGGGGGATTCAAAAGCATTCAGTTCTTAGAACTCCTTATGGGAGTCGAGAAGCTAGTCCCATATATCCGAGCTTCTTACCAGACGTACTTGCCTCAAGATCCAGGGGAGATAACATTTGTAATGGCGATTGATGGTTTGTTTCTGTTCAAGTTGCTTTGCAGCTATGGCATCCGTAAAGACGCTCTTGCCTCTTCAGAATTTTTGCGTCGTTTAGCGGACCCTGGAGACGTAAGATTGCAGCAGGATGGAATCCTTAGAGATACGATGATGCTTGAGTGCCAAATTCCAATACTTGTGCTGAAAACTATCTTGTTCATGGAATGCTCAGAGACACGTACTATCGTTAAAGAATATCTTCCTCAACTGTTGTTGGGTTATTGTAAAGCACTCTCTCCACTCAAAGTGCTAGAGAAATACCCGAATTCCGCAGCTCTGAAGCATGCTCATCTCTTGGATCTTTTGTACCACTTGATTGTGCTCAAAGAGCCACCGGAAGAGGAGCCTGTTCTAGAAGTGGTTCTAGAACAAGTAGCGGAAGGGCCACAGAGGCGAAGTGATCTGCCCGGTGAGGCCGTGAATTTGTTAGCAAGTCTAGCTCTACCACAAGGAATCAGAAAACCCATTGAGCTCCTTCAAGGTTTGCTTAACCTACCATGGTCTAGCCTTGATATTCTATCATCCAGCACTGGAAACACAGCGCCAGTTGTGGAGGAAAGATTGGTTCCTACAGCATCAAACCTGTGTTTTGTTGGAGTAAAATTCTTCAGCGTGGAGCGGATCTCTGCCATTGGGTTTGACTGTGCAACAACTTCACTTAAGCTCCCCAACATTAAATTAAGTGTTAACTCAGAGGTGATTCTCAGAAACTTAGTGGCATTTGAAGTAATGTCCATCCCTGAATCTAAGCCACTGATTTTTACACGCTACTTCGAATTGATGAATGGGATCATAAAGACTGCTAAGGATGTGGCGGTGCTTAAGAAACATGGAATTATAGAAACTGATCAGTCCATTGAGAACGACGACCAGGTTGCCAAAATCTTTGGTGGAAGCAAGCTGCCGGCGGCCGTACGCTCTGCAAATGCACCTGATTTAGACAAGCTCATTAAGGATGTTAACAGCTATTACAATGGCTTACGAAGGGTTAAGGCTTACAAATTCATCAACAAGTGTGGGTTCACTTTATGGCGTGTTGGCAAGGTTGTCGTTATAATCTTGCTCTTTTCGCTATTGGCTCTCCAGGCCACCTGCTCCGTCTATGGCGGCTGTCCTCGTATATTCCGGAACAACAACTAATTAATTTCgattatcttttttcttcatgtatatatatatatatatatacacacacatatgtgtgtgtgtgtgtgaaataaAGCTTCTGCTTTCTCGTAATGATTTGGTTTGCAAGAGTGTACCTGTGTACGTGTACGTTCTTGGAAGATCTAGGGGGATCTTCAGGAAcatcgtgtatatatatatatttgtggtATAGGTTATATATGACTGTGAAAAGCATTATACGCTTCTGAGTTCAATTATATTCTTACATactgttaattaattatatcaattCAGAAAGTTTGACTCCCTCGAGCTCACAACcacttgattttatttatacCAGTAAGTGTACGTGAATGAGAAGATTGACGAAAGAATTATACCATATGCTAAATCATCAATCacttataaaatttaaaccGATAAGAAACGATAAATTTAATCAcgtaataattattaattaatattccaacatagttaatattgaatttttttttttctttttttgtgtgtgtattgAGATGATTGGGTTCTTCATAATGTACATGTCAAGATGGAGCAAGCTAGGTAATAGGGTTGTACATGCTACTACTAATCACATATGTGGATGCGGATTAGcagtatatataaaaacaaatttatcaactgtgatttgtaatttgtatgtttgctttttttggatgaatccATCATAAggtgtttgtattttctttgttaattttaaGCTAGAATGTAGAATCAAGATATGGATTTCATCTAAAATAGTATTGGCTTAAAAAACATATACTTAAACAAgctcaaaacattttcaaaatcatttaaaatatttcataatAGAGACCCAATTAAAAAACGactaaaagactaaaataaaCCCATTACCTGATATGCGGTTAATAATCTCATTCAATAACCACAATACTCATGCATGTAGTAGTTAATAATATGAATGCGgttacctaaaaaaaataactggCTTACCCAGCATAATACGAATGAGGTTATTGCTGGATGCATGTACAACCCTACGAGGTAAGGTAATGCATATGACAAATTTACATTTCCGCCGTGAAACTAGACGAATGTCGAGTCCAAGCAAAGCCCTTTCAAACACACCAAACGGCCATGGAGCTTACTAACGGAaaataagacaatttttttaagcCCTCTAACCactttctccctttttttttttttttaataaataacaaaaattatattaaaaaaataccattatgtcattccaattaaaaatttgaaaagacaaaaacaaaaaaacaaaaagactgGGTGGCTCGTGAGAATGAGAATGACGTGATAGTATTTTcatatcattatttatttatttaaagggAAATAGTTAGAGATGGTAGGCTCTATTTGTTTcgccgtaaaatgatttacagaaaacgttttttgtattttcgggtgtttggtgcgatggaaatttttttttttttggactgaaaattcctttttaattttcggaaaatggtttacggtccATTTTCCGACTTTGAGCATCACATTCTCAAATCCCTACTaagacctgcccaagacccctTAGGGACTTGACCTGGACCCCGCTAGGACCTACCTGGGACACCACCGGGACCTGCTCAAGACTTGACCGGGATTCACTCGGACTTGCNNNNNNNNNNNNNNNNNNNNNNNNNNNNNNNNNNNNNNNNNNNNNNNNNNNNNNNNNNNNNNNNNNNNNNNNNNNNNNNNNNNNNNNNNNNNNNNNNNNNGCAGCTGTAAAGGAGACTGAGAGGAGAAATAAagcccatgaaataatgtccccttcagATACCGAAGAATGCGTAGAACagctgagaaatgagtggagcgaggagcagccataaattgactcacctgaTGGACAGCATATGAGATATCAGGTCGAGTGACAATAAGGTAGACAAGACTGCCAACTAAATGccgatataaggtaaaatcatgaagaggctcgccatcatgaggagtgagACGAGTATTAAGCTCAGTCGGTGTGTCGACAATCTTACTGTCTGTAAGATTGGCCCGAGAAAGTAGATCAGATATATACTTGGCCTGTGTTAAATAATAACCATCTGAAGAAGTTgagatctcaagaccaagaaaatagctaagagggccaagatctttcatctcaaagtgttgACTAAGAAACTGTTTAAGTTCCTGAATACCAATCATATCATCCccagtgataatcatgtcatcaacatatagtagaagaagtatggtacccCGGTTTGTGCGGCAAATAAACAAGGCAGAATCATAAGAACTGATGGAGTAGCCAAGGCGAGAGATAGTGGCgctaaacttagcaaaccatGCTCGAGGTGCTTGCTTAAGCCCATAGAGTGCTCGACGAAGAcgacaaaccttgtttgtaggatgagataatccaggaggtggctgcatataaacttcttcacttaaatcaccattaaggaaggcatttttgacatccatttgacaaagtgaccaaTGCCGAGAGGCTGCAACAGCCAACAGAGCACGCACAGAAGAGAGGCGAGCaactggagcaaaagtctcctcataatccacaCCATATTCCTGAGTAAAACCTCTGGCTACAAGTCGAGCCTTGTACCTGTCAATAGTACCATCggaacaagtcttgattttgtaaacccacttacacccGACCGCAGATTTTCCAAGAGGTAAGTTAACCAGATCCcatgtattgttcttgtgtaaagcatcaagttcctctttcatcgcagcctgccaaagagggttagtggaGGCCTCACGAAAAGAGTGAGGCTCGTGCAAGGTAGCTAAggcatgaaagcaatgaaaatcctgtaaatgggaaggaagagatcttACTCGGGTGGATCGACGAATGTCAGGTGATGGAGTGCAGACTAGATCCTCAGATGGAACAGAACCTGGGGAGGCAGGCGAAGAACTTGGGGATGCAGGCAAAGAACTTGGGGACACAGGCGAAGCAGCTTCGAGGGCATCAGATGACTGCAGTTCTAGCGAGAGAGACTCAGGCAAGACATCGGTGGTGGgagtaggagaaagaggaaactcAAAAAGGGTAGTAAAGGGAGGGGATGATGGCATGCTGAATTTGCCGACGTCGTGAAATAGTCGATGCTCCCAAAAAACTACATGACGGGAGATGCGAAGACGACGAGACACAGGATCATAACACCGGTAGCCCTTGTGTTCcactccatatccaagaaaacaacacaaccgaGAACGAGGCTCAAGTTTGGTGCGCTCATGAGGctggagtaaaacaaaacaagcagaaccaaagacacggagatgatgatatgaagggatagagccaaacaaccgctcatgaggagtgcaattatcaaggatagggGTAGGCAACCTATTGATTGTGTAGACAGCTGTGAGAGTGGCTTCACCCCAAAACGGGGTAGGAACAGATGTGGAAATGAGAAGAGCACAGACAGTGTCtaaaatgtgcctaagtttacgttcagctcgaccattttgttgtgaggtgcctGGACACGACAAGTGAGAAACAGTGCCATAATGTTTTAGAAtggcttgaaaatcatgttgagtatattctaaagcattatcagaacgaaaagccttaatgggttttgaaaattgggtttcaaccattttggcaaaagtacgataaatatccaataattcagaacgagatttcattaaaaacacccaagtgtaacgagagaaatcatcaacaaaaataacaaaataacgtgagccactcatactagcaacaggagaaggtccccaaacatcagaatgaattaaatcaaaggaagcagtagcatgagagtcactattattaaatggcaaagccggttgtttaccaagttgacatgaactacaatcaaaagaattattggaaactgaacctaacaaacccttggaagctaaaaattgaacgcgagaggcagatgcatgaccaagacgcgaatgccaaagtgcaagagatggtgatgatgaagaggcTGCAGCAGAGATGCCTGTGGCGGGGAGATGTAAGGATGATAGTTCGAACATACGCCCAATTCTACGCCCGGTCCCAATGGTCTGATTCGTACGAGGATCCTGTACATGCAcaccagaaaagtcaaaaacaagtctatatccaagttcacacagttggccaacagaaagaagattgaaggataatccaggcacatgaaaaacttcaggaacagaaagggaaggtgtattgatagtgcctatatttttaacagtcataatGGAGCCATCAGCTGTGCGAATGAATGAAGAATGAGGGGAAGGTACagatgtggtagagg
It contains:
- the LOC132188018 gene encoding putative UPF0481 protein At3g02645, which gives rise to MDQIRQFVFCINEDDPDVPICVFKVPNSLRASNPEAYIPQIVGLGVLHHSRAETEAMQMYKLKVATNVHGGFKSIQFLELLMGVEKLVPYIRASYQTYLPQDPGEITFVMAIDGLFLFKLLCSYGIRKDALASSEFLRRLADPGDVRLQQDGILRDTMMLECQIPILVLKTILFMECSETRTIVKEYLPQLLLGYCKALSPLKVLEKYPNSAALKHAHLLDLLYHLIVLKEPPEEEPVLEVVLEQVAEGPQRRSDLPGEAVNLLASLALPQGIRKPIELLQGLLNLPWSSLDILSSSTGNTAPVVEERLVPTASNLCFVGVKFFSVERISAIGFDCATTSLKLPNIKLSVNSEVILRNLVAFEVMSIPESKPLIFTRYFELMNGIIKTAKDVAVLKKHGIIETDQSIENDDQVAKIFGGSKLPAAVRSANAPDLDKLIKDVNSYYNGLRRVKAYKFINKCGFTLWRVGKVVVIILLFSLLALQATCSVYGGCPRIFRNNN